One Pseudopipra pipra isolate bDixPip1 chromosome 30, bDixPip1.hap1, whole genome shotgun sequence genomic region harbors:
- the ACVRL1 gene encoding serine/threonine-protein kinase receptor R3: MPCGAGGRAVLALMTLSLGLAADELLCACDVPFCSQPTCTGKVCFVSKRREEGTITQHRGCFSQNILEHCNTPVTEQYGMRCCESRMCNAELEIFLQGEDALGKVPSLPNLLLMIFVPLLALLVLVALTGLFCWKVAQHRQKQSDLSDTDLMLKASMVGDSTLEDLLNDDCTTGSGSGLPFLVQRTVARQITLVECVGKGRYGEVWRGVWHGESVAVKIFSSRDEQSWFRETEIYNTVLLRHDNILGFIASDMTSRNSSTQLWLITHYHENGSLYDFLQRTVLDVETCLGLASSIICGLVHLHVEIFGTQGKPAIAHRDLKSRNILVKSNRQCCIADLGLAVMHSQGSDYLDIGNNPRVGTKRYMAPEVLSEQIRTDCFESYKKTDIWAYGLVLWEITRRTAVNGIVEEYRPPFFDAVPSDPSFEDMKKVVCVDQQTPVIPNRLFSDSVLSALARVMKECWYQSPSARLTALRIKKTLKKLNNSLEKPKPEQ; encoded by the exons ATGCCGTGTGGAGCCGGTGGCCGCGCGGTGCTGGCGCTGATGACTCTGTCCCTCGGCCTCGCAGCCG ACGAGCTGCTGTGCGCCTGCGACGTGCCCTTCTGCAGCCAGCCCACCTGCACGGGCAAGGTGTGCTTCGTCAgcaagaggagggaggaggggaccATCACCCAGCACCGGGGCTGCTTCTCCCAGAACATCCTGGAGCACTGCAACACGCCCGTGACGGAGCAGTACGGCATGAGGTGCTGCGAGTCCCGCATGTGCAACGCCGAGCTGGAGATCTTCCTGCAAG GAGAAGATGCCCTGGGAAAAGTGCCTTCCCTGCCCAACCTCCTCCTGATGATCTTCGTCCCTCTGCTTGCCCTCCTCGTCCTCGTGGCGCTCACGGGGCTCTTCTGCTGGAAGGTGGCCCAGCACCGCCAGAAGCAGAGTGACCTCAGCGACACTGACCTCATGCTGAAGGCATCCATGGTGGGAGACAGCACCTTAGAG GACCTGCTGAACGACGACTGCACCACGGGCAGCGGGTCGGGGCTGCCCTTCCTCGTGCAGAGAACGGTGGCTCGGCAGATCACCCTCGTGGAGTGCGTGG GTAAAGGGCGCTACGGCGAGGTGTGGCGAGGCGTGTGGCACGGGGAGAGCGTGGCCGTGAAGATCTTCTCCTCCCGGGACGAGCAGTCGTGGTTCCGCGAGACGGAGATCTACAACACTGTCCTGCTCCGGCACGACAACATCCTGG GTTTCATCGCCTCTGATATGACCTCGAGGAACTCCAGCACCCAGCTGTGGCTCATCACCCACTACCACGAGAACGGCTCCCTCTACGACTTCCTGCAGAGGACGGTCCTGGACGTGGAGACCTGCCTGGGCCTGGCCTCCTCCATCATCTGCGGCCTCGTCCACCTCCACGTGGAGATCTTCGGCACCCAGGGCAAGCCCGCCATCGCCCACCGGGACCTGAAGAGCAGGAACATCCTGGTGAAGAGCAACCGGCAGTGCTGCATCGCTGACCTGG GACTGGCTGTCATGCACTCCCAGGGCAGCGACTACCTGGACATCGGCAACAACCCCCGGGTGGGCACCAAGCGCTACATGGCCCCCGAGGTGCTGAGCGAGCAGATCCGCACCGACTGCTTCGAGTCCTACAAGAAGACGGACATCTGGGCCTACGGGCTGGTGCTCTGGGAGATCACCCGGCGCACGGCGGTGAACG GAATCGTGGAGGAGTATCGGCCGCCCTTCTTCGACGCCGTCCCCAGCGACCCCAGCTTCGAGGACATGAAGAAGGTGGTGTGTGTGGACCAGCAGACCCCCGTGATCCCCAACCGCCTCTTCTCCGACTCG GTTCTGTCGGCGCTGGCGAGGGTCATGAAGGAGTGCTGGTACCAGAGCCCCTCCGCCCGCCTCACCGCCCTGCGCATTAAAAAGACGCTGAAGAAGCTGAACAATTCCCTGGAAAAGCCAAAGCCGGAGCAGTGA